TTACTTTCTTTGCTTCAAAATCAAGATCAATACCGTCAAGGACGACATTAGCTCCGAATCGTTTTTTCAGGCCAGAAATATGAATAATTTTAGCCATAAATTCGCCGTCAATAAAGTATTTTAAGCATGATATCGGACATAATATAGTCGGAAACGAGCACCGCGACGGAAGCGGTAACAACAGCCTTTGTCGAAGCTGTCCCTACCTCCTTGGAACCTCCGCTGGTCGTAAAACCGAAAAAACAACAGATTAGACTCACGAGGGCACCCATTATCGCTGCTTTTATAAAACCGGACCAAATATCGACGGGATCGACAAAGCGATATAGTTGATCAAGATAACCGGCGGGGTCCACCCCCTTCATGTGGATCGAAACAACATAACTGCCCAGCACACCGACCACGTTCGATAGAGCCGTAAGAATAGGAAATACAATGATCGATCCTATGATCCTTGGAACCACAAGATATTGAATAGGGTTGACCGACATCGTTTCCATGGCATCGATTTGCTCGCTTACCCGCATGGTACCTATCTCGGCAGCCATTGCAGAACCGTTTTTCGCCACAAGCATCAGACTGGTAAAAACAGGGGCAAGCTCTCTGCCCATAGTCATAGCGACGGCCGATCCGACCATGGTCTCCGCGCGAAACATGGCCATAAGATCGGTAACCTGCAATGAAAAAATCATTCCAATGGAAAGACTGGAAAGAGCGATAATCAGAACCGAATCGACACCAATGTGCTCTGCCTGCTCAAGAACAAGCCCAGGCCTCCATGGACGTCGAAATGTCCAGCGAAAAGAATCTAAAGCAAAAAGGCAAAAAGAACCGAATTGCTCAAAGGTTCGAACAAGTCTCCGCTCCATGGAGTAAAAATACTACCATCATGTTAGAAAACCAACAGGTAAATATTAAATCAAGCTATTCCGCTAGCCGCTTTTTCTTCTTCTCCGGCATCAGATAGAAAATAACCGGTTCGAATACAGGTTTCAAACAACTCTCTACTAAGCATATCGGTGGTTTCCGAGCTCCCCCACTCATCTTCACGGATCATCCGTATCCGATACCCTTCGGAACTTTGGTGGAGAACTTCCACAAAGGTCTTCTTATTTCCCGTTCCCTTTATTCGATAGCGCTGCATTGGCAATCCTCCTGTTGTATCTATTTTCGGCAGCTATTGCTCGGTCTTGACTCCGGGAATTCCACTATCGATACTAGATAGCATGAAAGCGCAACAGAAACAGAAAAGAGGCATAGGATATAGGTTAATGATGGTCATAGTCCCCCTTGTCTCAATCGTTGTACTGGTAATTGGAATTCTCGACACGAAACGGATTACCGGAAATCAGCTGGAACTGACCAATCAACTCATCGATGCCCAGACCCGCCAATATAAGCTTATTCTCGAAGAGTTTATCAATGAGCATGTCGAACGGCTGACGAAAGTAGCGGCCGCATTCTCCGGCAAAGAGCACGTCAACGCCGAAGCCCTCCGGACCGAGGCCAGTCTTATCCACCGTTTTGTTCCCGATGTTACGACAGATAATTTCTTCTATGTAAATGAGGAGGGAATACTGCGGCAGGGAGATCTCAGACTCGATGTCTCCGACCGTGACTATTTCACAAAGGCAAAGGAAAGCGGAAAACCCGCCATAGGTAACGTTCTCATCAGCAGAGAAGATGGGAAATCGCTCATTACCGGCTTTTCCGCTCCCATCATCGGTTCAGGTGGGCAGTTTCAGGGAGTCTTGGCAGAAGCTCTCAATCTCACCGAACTCCAACAGAAATTTAGCGATATGGATCTTGCAGGAGCCAGCTACTTTTACCTTTTTGATCCGCAGGGAACCGTCATCGCCCACACAAATCATGATTTCGTCGGGAAAAAGGTACAAGACATCATCCATCCTTCCCTTCTCAAACGCTTTCAGGAAACACTTTTCGTACAAGATTCAGGAAACATCGAATACAGCTTCAACGGTACCAGCGTCATTGCCCACTATAAGACTATAACCCCGTCAGATTGGAAGATTGCCGTTGCATTTGATAAGCAGATCATTATCGATAAAAGAAATCAGGCTATCCTTTTCGCTCTCGGCCAGTTTTTGATTGCAGGCGGAGGTACGATTTTGTTGATCTTCCTGCTGATCAGACCGATAACGCGAAGGATTAAACGAGTCGGAGGGCGTCTCGAGGAAATCAGCAAGGGAGAGGGTGATCTGACCAGAAGAGTGCACGTTTCTTCCGACGACGAACTGGCCGACCTTGCCGAGGCATTCAACCAATTTGCTGAAACAATGAGAGAGATGATCGGCAGCATCAAATTCGAGACAAGAAAACTTCTTGCTGTCGGAGAAGAGCTTTCCGCTAATACAGAGCAAAGTACGGCATCGATAAACGAAATCACTGCAACGATCGAAAGCATCTCCGAACTCTCGGAGAGCCAGAGCGAAAGTGTCGGAAAAGCATCATCTTCCGTAGATCAGATAACCGGCGCCATTAATAATCTTGGAGAGCTTATCGAGCGGCAGGCTACAAGCGTAACAGAGTCCTCTTCCGCCATTGAAGAGATGATTGCAAACATCAGAAGCCTTGCCGAGCATACCGAACAAATTGGAATGCATATGGAATCTCTCGTCGACGCCTCCCGTAACGGCAAAGAAAAGCAGCGGGAAACCGACGAGTTGATAGCCCAGGTGGCGGAACGATCGAAAAAGCTACAGGAAACCAACGTGGTTATTGCAAAGGTGGCCGCCCAAACAAACCTCCTTGCCATGAATGCAGCCATCGAAGCAGCTCATGCAGGAAATGCAGGAAGAGGATTTGCCGTGGTTGCCGAAGAAATTCGAAGACTTGCCGAACAATCTTCAGGACAGTCAAAGGGAATCAAATCGAGCCTTGGGGAGATCAAAACCTTCATCGATCGCATCGTGGAATCCAGCACTGAAACAGGCTCCGCTTTCGAATCGGTACTGGAAGCCGTGGAAACAGTCAGAAACCTTATAGAAGAAGACAGAGCAGCCATGCAGGAACAGGCATCCGGGGGGAGGCAGGTCCTCGAAGCGCTGACGGAAATCAACAACATTACCGAACAGGTACGGCAGGGAAGCGAAGAGATGAAGGAAGGCGGTACGGCCATCCTTAAAAATATCGGTTCGGTTTCACGACTCAGTCAGGAGATGCAATCGAGCCTATCCGAGATTAACAATAGTGCGGTGGAAATCAACCATGCCATAGAAGAAGTACGGGAACTCACCCGGTCCAACAAAGAGGGAATAGAACTGGTAGGAAATAGTGTCGGCCGTTTCAAGACTGAAGAAGAAACAAATGAAGAAGAGATAAACAAAGAGAAGCCAGAAAAAACATAAAGGCGGGCAAAGCCCGCCTTTCATCGCCATAAAAATCGCTTAGAAGCGGGGTCTTCTTTCCCGTTCCTTGGCTTCGTTTACACGCAGTTCTCTACCGTCAAGAGAAGTTCCGTCGAGAGCAGAAATCGCTGCTTCGGCTGCATCCATCTCTTCCATCTCAACGAATCCGAATCCCTTGCTCTGACCCGTGTACCGATCGGTAATAATGTTCACGCTGTTAACCTGACCATACTGACCGAAAAGATCCTGAAGACTCTCCTCTCGAGTCGAATAATTCAGGTTCCCAACATAGATTTTTTTAGCCATAAAAGCTCCTTTGTGTCTCTACACTATAGAGAAGCACAGTACTGATTTCCTCTGTTTCGCGATTAGTCAATTGGCAGGATGTTCAGGTGAAGCATGAAAACGACAGGCTACCGAAAAGGTCCAGAAACAATTGCAACCGAAGAAAAGAAGTTACTTACTGTATAGCATGCCCCGGGGCATACGTCAAGGCTTCTTTTTCTACCAAAAAAAGCCGCTCTGTTGAGCGGCTTCTGCCCGGAAGAGGACTCGAACC
This sequence is a window from Sediminispirochaeta bajacaliforniensis DSM 16054. Protein-coding genes within it:
- a CDS encoding MlaE family ABC transporter permease, giving the protein MERRLVRTFEQFGSFCLFALDSFRWTFRRPWRPGLVLEQAEHIGVDSVLIIALSSLSIGMIFSLQVTDLMAMFRAETMVGSAVAMTMGRELAPVFTSLMLVAKNGSAMAAEIGTMRVSEQIDAMETMSVNPIQYLVVPRIIGSIIVFPILTALSNVVGVLGSYVVSIHMKGVDPAGYLDQLYRFVDPVDIWSGFIKAAIMGALVSLICCFFGFTTSGGSKEVGTASTKAVVTASVAVLVSDYIMSDIMLKILY
- a CDS encoding OTU domain-containing protein, with product MQRYRIKGTGNKKTFVEVLHQSSEGYRIRMIREDEWGSSETTDMLSRELFETCIRTGYFLSDAGEEEKAASGIA
- a CDS encoding methyl-accepting chemotaxis protein; translated protein: MMVIVPLVSIVVLVIGILDTKRITGNQLELTNQLIDAQTRQYKLILEEFINEHVERLTKVAAAFSGKEHVNAEALRTEASLIHRFVPDVTTDNFFYVNEEGILRQGDLRLDVSDRDYFTKAKESGKPAIGNVLISREDGKSLITGFSAPIIGSGGQFQGVLAEALNLTELQQKFSDMDLAGASYFYLFDPQGTVIAHTNHDFVGKKVQDIIHPSLLKRFQETLFVQDSGNIEYSFNGTSVIAHYKTITPSDWKIAVAFDKQIIIDKRNQAILFALGQFLIAGGGTILLIFLLIRPITRRIKRVGGRLEEISKGEGDLTRRVHVSSDDELADLAEAFNQFAETMREMIGSIKFETRKLLAVGEELSANTEQSTASINEITATIESISELSESQSESVGKASSSVDQITGAINNLGELIERQATSVTESSSAIEEMIANIRSLAEHTEQIGMHMESLVDASRNGKEKQRETDELIAQVAERSKKLQETNVVIAKVAAQTNLLAMNAAIEAAHAGNAGRGFAVVAEEIRRLAEQSSGQSKGIKSSLGEIKTFIDRIVESSTETGSAFESVLEAVETVRNLIEEDRAAMQEQASGGRQVLEALTEINNITEQVRQGSEEMKEGGTAILKNIGSVSRLSQEMQSSLSEINNSAVEINHAIEEVRELTRSNKEGIELVGNSVGRFKTEEETNEEEINKEKPEKT
- a CDS encoding RNA recognition motif domain-containing protein, with the translated sequence MAKKIYVGNLNYSTREESLQDLFGQYGQVNSVNIITDRYTGQSKGFGFVEMEEMDAAEAAISALDGTSLDGRELRVNEAKERERRPRF